The Elaeis guineensis isolate ETL-2024a chromosome 14, EG11, whole genome shotgun sequence genome has a segment encoding these proteins:
- the LOC105037133 gene encoding bZIP transcription factor 53 encodes MSSLPAHQSFESKGNPQLVMDERKRKRMLSNRESARRSRMKKQHHLDDLINQAAQLRNENEHIVMQANLITQRYTELETENSVLRAQVMELTERLQSLNSVLHIFEEVSGMAMDIPEIPDPLLRPWQLPCPAQPIMATADMFQF; translated from the coding sequence ATGTCTTCATTGCCTGCCCACCAATCTTTTGAGTCCAAGGGCAATCCTCAGCTTGTGATGGATGAGAGGAAGCGGAAGAGGATGCTCTCGAACAGGGAGTCAGCAAGGAGGTCCCGGATGAAGAAGCAGCACCATCTCGATGATCTCATAAACCAAGCAGCTCAGCTTAGGAATGAGAATGAGCACATTGTGATGCAGGCCAATTTGATCACCCAGCGATACACCGAGCTGGAGACAGAGAACTCTGTTCTGAGAGCCCAGGTGATGGAGTTGACCGAGAGGTTGCAGTCACTGAATTCGGTGCTCCATATCTTCGAGGAGGTCAGCGGGATGGCGATGGACATACCGGAGATACCAGACCCTCTTCTGAGGCCATGGCAGCTCCCTTGCCCAGCCCAGCCGATCATGGCCACTGCAGACATGTTCCAGTTCTGA